A genomic window from Maridesulfovibrio sp. includes:
- a CDS encoding DUF6125 family protein, which yields MSGQDKSVDMASAAKDIEEIIRQLATHYGLWLAESVHHLGLEAALNAEKEAGDRFFKILRGKLDRATGTRLERLFSEKNQEVVDKLGDALRSSWLAADGVWFQAIEKQAGMDAAKRVNDTCWSRFAPLEARRAKDILQLPENGGIEALKSALGIRMYAKLNKWEFVDQTDKTIVFRMKECRVQTARKRKGLDDYPCKSGGVTEYTTFAKEIDSRLRCECVGCPPDPHPEEWVCSWRFTLGDE from the coding sequence ATGTCCGGTCAAGATAAGTCTGTTGATATGGCAAGCGCTGCTAAAGATATTGAGGAGATTATCCGCCAACTTGCAACACATTACGGGCTGTGGTTGGCGGAAAGTGTTCATCATTTGGGGCTTGAAGCTGCTCTCAATGCTGAAAAGGAAGCCGGAGACCGTTTTTTTAAAATTCTAAGGGGAAAACTGGACCGTGCAACAGGTACCCGTCTTGAGAGGCTCTTTTCAGAAAAAAATCAGGAAGTTGTGGATAAACTGGGGGACGCACTTCGGTCCTCGTGGCTTGCTGCGGACGGTGTCTGGTTTCAAGCAATAGAAAAACAAGCCGGAATGGATGCAGCCAAAAGGGTAAACGACACGTGCTGGTCCCGATTTGCTCCTCTTGAGGCCCGGCGGGCAAAAGATATTCTCCAGTTGCCGGAAAATGGTGGTATAGAAGCTCTTAAGTCAGCACTCGGAATACGTATGTATGCGAAGTTGAATAAATGGGAGTTTGTGGACCAAACGGATAAGACAATAGTTTTCCGCATGAAGGAATGCCGGGTGCAGACGGCCCGTAAACGCAAGGGACTGGATGATTACCCTTGCAAATCCGGTGGTGTTACCGAGTATACGACATTTGCCAAAGAGATAGACTCCAGATTGCGCTGTGAATGTGTCGGCTGTCCGCCCGATCCTCACCCTGAGGAGTGGGTCTGTTCATGGCGGTTTACGCTGGGTGATGAGTAG
- a CDS encoding heterodisulfide reductase-related iron-sulfur binding cluster: MNKKNPISAWKQSIQGLVCGRTIIEQTDTIRENGNHGMVSALRAGVLAAHGISAPKEQAENCLIFGCYRPFTTPFLLRDYTALLDLFRLDYTYLNDEKCCGLPLVAQTGEEESDYIGKLCEDFTSHNIARSKEKGANKLVYCCAGCAYSARERFNHDHENHLFILDLIFNEIKKMNLKCKPVVMGYFGGCHTYFKKTFPNSGMNWASYRSELSRIEGLELVDVKGMCCKTSAGKIIERAEIEGLEEIICPCNFCYVSLKQAAGDRLKITSMPEFLLRILKEES; encoded by the coding sequence ATGAATAAGAAAAATCCTATCTCAGCCTGGAAGCAATCAATACAGGGGCTCGTCTGCGGCCGGACCATAATTGAACAGACTGACACGATACGCGAAAACGGTAACCATGGTATGGTGTCGGCCCTTAGGGCGGGGGTTCTTGCTGCCCATGGTATTTCCGCTCCAAAGGAACAGGCTGAAAACTGTCTTATCTTCGGGTGCTACCGCCCTTTTACAACTCCTTTCCTCCTTCGGGATTACACGGCCTTGCTGGACTTGTTCAGACTGGATTACACTTACCTCAATGATGAGAAATGCTGCGGTCTTCCTTTAGTTGCACAGACAGGAGAAGAAGAGTCGGACTATATAGGAAAATTATGTGAAGACTTTACATCGCACAATATAGCCCGGTCAAAAGAGAAAGGTGCAAACAAACTGGTATATTGCTGTGCCGGATGCGCCTATTCTGCCAGAGAAAGATTCAACCACGATCACGAAAACCATCTCTTTATACTGGATTTGATTTTCAATGAAATTAAAAAGATGAACCTCAAGTGCAAACCTGTTGTAATGGGCTATTTTGGAGGTTGCCATACATACTTCAAAAAAACATTTCCCAATTCAGGAATGAACTGGGCCAGCTATCGTAGCGAATTATCCCGTATAGAAGGTCTTGAGCTTGTAGACGTGAAAGGAATGTGCTGCAAGACTTCCGCCGGGAAGATTATTGAGCGGGCAGAGATAGAAGGACTCGAAGAAATCATATGTCCATGCAATTTTTGTTATGTGTCACTTAAACAAGCTGCCGGCGACAGACTTAAAATAACATCTATGCCGGAATTTTTATTACGAATCCTGAAAGAGGAAAGCTGA